In Pseudobdellovibrionaceae bacterium, the following proteins share a genomic window:
- a CDS encoding VCBS repeat-containing protein, producing MRDSLSALLDHKYFKTISTLSLLFLTLFGFQNCTGFFAGTEFSSKKPIEEVIPFCVDITANNFNPKLTHNFNTFTMLPDYNQVMSSPVVGDLNGDGYPEIGFVTFNKNGAYAAEGVLRIIDGYSKREYLTIGGANSPNAPFASISPLFIDIDGNGLGEIVYVSADRKSIIAIHHNGLSRWRHELTDPYVCYSGLAAADLNGDGKAEIIAQNEVLFENKRANNKLGVTSLTYKSTKGGCSHFASNLSNNDKGLPIISSQGVYEFQDGRFVERFAVKDIKCGGNCHVSVANLNPNYPGKELVFTGSEAFRIYSSSGQILADKNLTEHYPDDSCGTKGVGGGVATIGNFDSDPNTTEIAIATGKSLTIFDWRGNKIAGSRTNDCSSLVTGVTSFDFNGDGIPEILYGDEDFFRVYAITPGNSNLKVIWEIVNTSGTLHEYPVVADLNRDWSPEIIVVSNNYASKHQAEGTNGLRIFSAAEGEGVWMPTREVWNQHNYFISNVTDKLRATSFTGHSDEVSKNFRRNLPGDDIKCKP from the coding sequence ATGAGAGATTCATTGTCTGCTTTATTAGATCATAAATACTTTAAAACCATCAGCACCCTTTCGCTTTTATTTCTAACTTTGTTTGGCTTTCAAAACTGTACTGGTTTTTTTGCAGGAACAGAATTTAGCTCAAAAAAACCTATCGAAGAGGTCATTCCATTTTGTGTGGATATCACTGCCAATAACTTCAATCCTAAACTCACTCATAATTTTAATACTTTTACAATGCTGCCTGACTACAATCAGGTGATGTCATCTCCAGTTGTAGGCGATCTTAACGGTGACGGTTATCCTGAAATTGGCTTTGTCACTTTTAATAAAAATGGTGCCTACGCAGCCGAAGGGGTTCTTAGAATCATTGATGGATACAGCAAACGCGAGTATCTGACTATCGGGGGTGCAAATTCTCCTAATGCTCCTTTTGCCAGTATCTCTCCTCTTTTTATTGATATTGATGGCAATGGACTAGGCGAAATCGTTTATGTCAGTGCTGATAGAAAGTCCATCATTGCCATTCATCATAATGGTTTGTCTCGTTGGAGACACGAACTCACTGACCCTTATGTATGTTACTCTGGTCTAGCCGCAGCAGATCTAAATGGTGATGGCAAAGCCGAGATCATCGCACAAAACGAAGTTTTATTTGAAAACAAACGGGCTAACAATAAATTAGGTGTTACAAGCCTTACTTACAAATCCACTAAAGGCGGATGCTCACACTTTGCATCTAACTTAAGTAATAACGATAAAGGTTTACCCATCATCTCTTCACAAGGTGTGTATGAATTCCAAGATGGACGCTTTGTAGAAAGATTTGCAGTTAAAGATATCAAATGTGGTGGAAACTGCCATGTGTCTGTGGCGAACTTAAACCCGAACTACCCTGGCAAAGAACTTGTCTTCACAGGAAGCGAAGCCTTTAGAATTTACAGCAGCAGTGGGCAGATTTTAGCAGATAAAAACTTAACAGAGCATTATCCTGATGACAGTTGTGGAACTAAAGGTGTCGGAGGTGGTGTCGCCACCATTGGTAACTTTGACTCTGACCCAAACACCACAGAGATTGCTATTGCCACAGGAAAGTCTCTGACCATCTTTGATTGGAGAGGAAATAAAATTGCAGGAAGCAGAACCAATGACTGCTCTTCGCTTGTTACGGGCGTGACCTCCTTTGACTTTAATGGCGATGGAATTCCTGAAATTCTTTATGGGGACGAAGACTTTTTTAGAGTTTACGCCATCACTCCAGGAAACAGTAACTTAAAAGTCATCTGGGAAATTGTAAATACCAGCGGAACCTTACATGAATACCCTGTAGTGGCAGACTTAAACAGAGACTGGAGTCCAGAGATCATTGTAGTATCTAACAATTATGCTTCAAAGCACCAAGCTGAAGGTACGAATGGTTTAAGAATCTTCTCTGCCGCTGAAGGCGAAGGTGTATGGATGCCCACAAGAGAAGTCTGGAACCAGCACAACTATTTTATTTCTAATGTAACAGACAAATTGCGAGCTACGTCTTTCACTGGCCACTCCGACGAAGTCAGCAAGAACTTCCGACGCAACTTACCTGGGGACGATATTAAGTGTAAGCCCTAA